The following are encoded in a window of Ruminiclostridium herbifermentans genomic DNA:
- a CDS encoding indolepyruvate oxidoreductase subunit beta, translated as MEKLNILIVGVGGQGTLLSSRILGNVALKLNFDVKVSEVHGMSQRGGSVVTYVKFGKKVYSPIIEKGEADVILAFEKLEALRCIDCLGKDGKMIINEQQIDPMPVIIGKAKYPENIIETLKENNKIYSLDALKIARECGNIKAVNIVLIGVLAKLTGINKDIFVEAIREVVPAKFLEVNLKAFEEGYNYHN; from the coding sequence ATGGAAAAATTAAATATATTAATTGTTGGTGTTGGTGGTCAAGGTACACTTCTTTCTAGTAGAATACTAGGTAACGTTGCATTGAAATTAAATTTTGATGTAAAGGTTTCAGAAGTACATGGTATGTCTCAGAGAGGCGGAAGTGTTGTAACATATGTTAAATTTGGTAAAAAAGTATATTCTCCAATAATTGAAAAAGGAGAGGCTGACGTTATACTTGCATTTGAAAAGCTTGAGGCACTTAGATGTATTGACTGTTTAGGAAAAGATGGTAAAATGATAATAAATGAACAGCAGATAGATCCTATGCCTGTTATAATTGGCAAGGCAAAATATCCTGAAAATATTATAGAGACTCTTAAGGAAAATAACAAAATATACTCATTAGATGCCCTTAAGATTGCTCGTGAATGCGGTAACATAAAGGCTGTTAATATCGTACTTATTGGTGTTTTGGCAAAATTGACAGGTATAAATAAGGATATTTTTGTTGAAGCAATTCGTGAAGTAGTACCAGCAAAGTTTTTAGAAGTAAATTTAAAAGCTTTTGAAGAGGGCTACAATTATCATAATTAG
- the iorA gene encoding indolepyruvate ferredoxin oxidoreductase subunit alpha, whose protein sequence is MKKLMLGNEAVARGAYEAGCTVASAYPGTPSTEITEAIAKQYDEIYSEWAPNEKVAMEVAIGASFGGARAICAMKHVGLNVAADPLFTVSYTGVNGGLVIMVADDPGMHSSQNEQDSRNYARASKVPMLEPSDSQECKEYVKKAFSISEQFDTPVIVRLSTRVAHSQSVVELNDKEDYKIKDYIKDAGKYVMMPAMARKRHVVVEKRMADLREYSDSSELNRVKMDSDDIGVITSGIAYQYVKEAMPNASVLKLGMVYPIPEKLIADFASKVKTLYVVEELEPFFEEQILKMGIKVIGKEKLPVIGELSSQIIAERLLGKAIIDASKQSVPVRPPVMCPGCPHRGMFYVLKKLKLNVSGDIGCYTLGALAPNESIDTCVCMGASIGVAHGMEKARGTEFGKKTVAILGDSTFIHSGITGLIDIVYNKGNSTVIILDNSITGMTGHQQNPTTGFTIKGEPTKQVDLELLCKAVGIDRVTVVDPFDIKEFEKVVKTETQIDEPSVIISQRPCALLKNVKYEGVQKINQDKCKRCRMCMKMGCPAIVDKGEHLEIDPALCVGCMLCTKVCGFGAIEKAGE, encoded by the coding sequence ATGAAAAAACTCATGCTTGGTAATGAAGCTGTAGCAAGAGGTGCATATGAAGCAGGCTGCACAGTTGCTTCTGCATACCCAGGAACGCCTAGTACAGAGATAACAGAGGCTATTGCTAAACAATATGATGAAATATATTCTGAGTGGGCACCTAATGAAAAAGTAGCAATGGAAGTTGCTATAGGAGCATCCTTTGGAGGAGCTCGTGCAATATGTGCAATGAAGCATGTAGGACTTAATGTTGCAGCTGATCCATTATTTACTGTATCATATACTGGTGTAAATGGTGGTTTGGTTATAATGGTAGCCGACGACCCTGGAATGCATAGTTCACAGAATGAACAAGATAGCAGAAATTATGCAAGAGCTTCTAAAGTTCCTATGTTAGAGCCATCTGATAGTCAGGAATGTAAGGAGTATGTAAAAAAAGCATTTTCTATAAGTGAACAATTTGACACTCCTGTAATTGTTCGCCTTTCAACTAGAGTAGCACATTCACAAAGTGTTGTTGAATTAAATGATAAAGAAGATTATAAAATCAAAGATTATATTAAGGATGCCGGTAAATATGTTATGATGCCTGCAATGGCTAGAAAAAGACATGTTGTTGTTGAAAAAAGAATGGCTGACTTGAGAGAGTATTCCGATTCAAGTGAATTAAACAGAGTAAAGATGGACAGCGACGATATCGGAGTTATTACAAGTGGTATTGCATATCAGTATGTAAAGGAAGCTATGCCAAATGCTTCTGTTCTTAAGCTGGGTATGGTTTATCCTATACCTGAAAAGCTTATTGCTGATTTTGCTAGTAAAGTGAAAACTCTTTATGTTGTTGAAGAGTTGGAACCATTTTTTGAAGAACAAATATTAAAGATGGGCATAAAGGTTATTGGAAAAGAAAAGCTTCCGGTTATAGGTGAACTGAGCAGCCAGATTATTGCTGAAAGACTATTAGGTAAAGCAATTATAGATGCTTCAAAACAGTCTGTACCTGTTAGGCCACCTGTTATGTGTCCAGGATGTCCGCATAGAGGCATGTTTTATGTTTTAAAGAAACTTAAGCTAAATGTGAGCGGAGATATAGGCTGCTATACACTTGGAGCATTGGCACCAAATGAAAGTATTGATACTTGTGTTTGTATGGGTGCAAGTATAGGCGTGGCTCACGGTATGGAAAAAGCACGTGGTACCGAATTCGGTAAGAAAACAGTTGCTATACTTGGTGACTCCACCTTTATACACTCTGGTATTACAGGCTTAATTGATATCGTGTACAACAAAGGAAATTCAACAGTAATAATACTTGATAATTCAATTACAGGTATGACAGGACACCAGCAAAATCCTACAACTGGTTTTACAATCAAGGGAGAACCTACTAAACAAGTTGATTTAGAGTTACTTTGTAAGGCTGTTGGAATTGATAGGGTTACAGTTGTTGATCCTTTTGATATTAAAGAATTTGAAAAAGTGGTTAAAACTGAGACCCAGATTGATGAACCTTCAGTAATTATATCTCAGAGACCATGTGCGCTTTTGAAGAATGTTAAATATGAGGGTGTTCAAAAAATAAATCAAGACAAATGTAAAAGATGCAGAATGTGTATGAAAATGGGATGTCCTGCAATAGTTGATAAAGGTGAGCACTTAGAAATTGATCCGGCTCTTTGTGTTGGATGTATGCTTTGTACTAAAGTTTGTGGTTTTGGTGCAATTGAGAAGGCGGGTGAATAA
- a CDS encoding phenylacetate--CoA ligase family protein has protein sequence MSFWNEKYECMSRDEMRKVQSERLIKTVNRVYNNVPTYRKKMDEKGILPGDIKSVDDLKHLPFTYKQDLRDTYPFGLFAVPMSEIVRIHASSGTTGKKTVVGYTKEDLEVWSEVIARTFTGAGLTKESFLQVSYGYGLFTGGLGAHYGGEKVGATVIPTSSGNTKLQLSLMQDFGTTHIACTPSYALYLAEEMEELGIKRSDLKLQAGIFGAEPWSESMRKEIEDRLKIKAIDIYGLSEVIGPGVACECEYQNGMHIPEDHFIPEIIDPDTEEVLPEGSKGEIVFTTVTKEGLPLIRYRTKDLSSLNYERCECGRTEVRMSKVTGRTDDMLIIRGVNVFPSQVESVLLSIGETAPHYMLVVDRKDNLDTLEIQVELSTAMFSDEVKKLEDIERKITKEVQSTLGISAKVRLVEPKSIQRSEGKAKRVIDKRVL, from the coding sequence ATGTCTTTTTGGAATGAAAAATATGAATGTATGTCCAGAGACGAAATGAGAAAAGTACAGTCAGAGAGACTCATTAAAACAGTAAACAGGGTATATAATAATGTGCCAACTTACAGAAAGAAAATGGATGAAAAAGGTATTTTGCCTGGAGATATCAAGTCAGTGGATGATTTGAAGCATTTACCTTTTACATACAAGCAAGATTTGAGAGATACATATCCTTTTGGCCTATTTGCAGTACCAATGAGTGAGATAGTTAGAATTCATGCTTCTTCTGGAACAACAGGTAAGAAAACAGTTGTTGGCTATACTAAAGAAGACCTTGAAGTTTGGTCTGAGGTTATAGCTAGGACATTTACAGGTGCTGGACTTACTAAAGAATCTTTCTTACAGGTTTCTTATGGATATGGTTTGTTTACTGGAGGACTTGGTGCTCATTACGGTGGTGAAAAGGTAGGAGCGACAGTAATTCCTACATCTTCTGGTAATACAAAGCTTCAGTTATCTCTTATGCAGGATTTTGGAACAACACATATTGCTTGTACTCCTTCTTATGCTTTATATCTTGCAGAGGAAATGGAAGAATTAGGCATTAAGAGAAGTGATTTAAAGCTTCAGGCTGGTATTTTTGGTGCTGAACCATGGTCTGAGAGTATGAGAAAAGAAATTGAGGATAGACTAAAAATTAAAGCTATTGATATATATGGATTGAGTGAAGTAATTGGACCTGGTGTTGCGTGTGAATGTGAATATCAGAATGGAATGCATATTCCTGAGGATCATTTTATTCCTGAAATAATTGATCCAGATACAGAGGAGGTTTTACCTGAAGGTTCAAAGGGTGAAATAGTATTCACAACTGTAACTAAAGAAGGCTTACCATTGATTAGATATAGAACAAAGGACCTTTCTTCATTGAACTACGAACGCTGTGAATGTGGTCGTACAGAGGTTAGGATGAGTAAGGTTACAGGCAGAACTGATGACATGCTTATAATTAGAGGAGTAAATGTATTTCCTTCTCAAGTTGAAAGTGTACTTCTATCAATTGGAGAAACTGCTCCACATTATATGCTGGTAGTTGATAGAAAAGATAATTTAGACACGTTAGAGATACAGGTTGAACTTTCAACAGCAATGTTTTCTGATGAAGTGAAAAAGCTAGAGGATATTGAAAGAAAGATTACAAAAGAAGTTCAGAGTACCTTAGGAATTAGTGCAAAGGTTAGACTGGTAGAACCTAAATCTATTCAGCGAAGCGAAGGTAAAGCCAAGAGGGTAATTGACAAAAGAGTGCTTTAG
- a CDS encoding class I adenylate-forming enzyme family protein, which produces MPITEFLSRNAEMYGNEICLTEINLDLQDSHNVIWKEFELIENNPAGEYRREMTWRVFDEKANRFANLLLKRGIKKGDKVAILLMNCLEWLPIYFGILKTGAIAVPLNFRYTAEEIKYCLGLSDTIALIFGPEFIGRLETIYDQIPNVKILFFAGEGRPSFAESYDRLTANCSSEDPRIKITDEDDGVIYFSSGTTGFPKAILHTHGSLMSACYTEQKHHGQTREDNFLCIPPLYHTGAKMHWFGSFLVGSKAVLLRGIKPEWILRTVSEEKITIVWLLVPWAQDILDAIESGEIKLEDYNLSQWRLMHIGAQPVPPSLINRWKKYFPHHQYDTNYGLSESIGPGCVHLGIENIHKVGAIGVPGYKWETKIVDENRVPVEQGQVGELAVKGPGVMKCYYNDPEATEAVLKDGWLFTGDMAMMDEDGFIYLVDRKKDVIISGGENIYPVQIEDFLRTNDKIKDAAVIGLPDKRLGEITAAIIELKPGCECTEKEIESFCSPMPRYKRPRKIIFDTIPRNPTGKIEKPKLREKYGVASLVADQNEI; this is translated from the coding sequence ATGCCAATTACAGAATTTTTATCACGCAATGCAGAAATGTACGGAAATGAAATTTGCTTAACGGAGATCAATTTAGACTTACAGGACAGTCATAATGTTATCTGGAAAGAATTCGAACTTATTGAAAACAATCCCGCAGGTGAATACAGAAGAGAAATGACATGGCGTGTATTTGACGAGAAAGCAAATAGGTTCGCAAATCTTTTACTCAAAAGAGGAATTAAAAAAGGTGACAAGGTTGCTATTCTTCTAATGAATTGTCTCGAGTGGCTTCCTATTTATTTTGGAATACTAAAGACAGGAGCTATTGCTGTACCATTAAATTTTAGATATACTGCTGAAGAAATAAAGTATTGTTTAGGCTTATCGGATACAATTGCTCTTATTTTTGGACCTGAATTTATTGGTAGACTAGAAACAATTTATGATCAAATACCTAATGTAAAAATACTCTTTTTTGCAGGAGAAGGACGTCCATCTTTTGCTGAAAGCTATGATAGGCTTACTGCAAATTGCTCATCTGAAGATCCAAGAATAAAGATAACTGATGAAGATGATGGAGTTATTTATTTTTCATCTGGAACTACAGGATTTCCTAAAGCAATATTACATACACATGGGAGTTTGATGTCTGCTTGTTATACTGAGCAAAAACACCATGGTCAAACTAGAGAAGATAATTTCTTATGTATACCTCCACTTTATCATACAGGTGCAAAAATGCATTGGTTTGGAAGCTTTCTGGTAGGAAGCAAGGCAGTTTTGCTTCGTGGAATCAAGCCAGAATGGATACTTAGAACAGTATCAGAGGAAAAAATCACCATCGTTTGGCTGTTAGTTCCTTGGGCACAGGATATTTTAGATGCTATTGAGAGTGGTGAAATAAAGCTGGAGGATTATAATCTATCTCAGTGGAGACTAATGCATATTGGTGCACAGCCTGTTCCGCCAAGTTTAATAAATCGCTGGAAAAAGTACTTCCCACATCACCAATATGATACAAATTATGGCCTTAGTGAATCTATTGGACCTGGTTGTGTTCATTTAGGTATTGAAAACATTCATAAGGTAGGTGCTATTGGAGTACCTGGGTATAAATGGGAGACTAAAATTGTTGATGAAAACAGAGTACCTGTTGAGCAAGGACAAGTTGGAGAACTTGCAGTTAAGGGTCCAGGTGTTATGAAATGTTACTACAATGACCCAGAGGCAACAGAAGCGGTATTAAAGGATGGATGGCTATTTACCGGGGATATGGCTATGATGGATGAAGATGGTTTTATCTATTTGGTAGATAGAAAAAAAGACGTTATTATTAGTGGTGGAGAGAATATATATCCAGTACAGATTGAGGATTTCCTTCGAACAAACGATAAAATTAAAGATGCAGCAGTTATTGGTTTGCCAGATAAACGTCTTGGTGAAATAACAGCTGCAATTATAGAGTTAAAGCCAGGTTGTGAATGTACTGAAAAAGAGATTGAGTCTTTCTGTTCACCTATGCCAAGATATAAGCGTCCAAGAAAGATTATTTTTGATACAATTCCACGAAATCCTACAGGAAAGATAGAAAAGCCTAAATTAAGAGAAAAATATGGTGTGGCCAGTTTAGTGGCAGATCAAAATGAAATATAA